A region from the Hydrogenimonas sp. genome encodes:
- a CDS encoding peptide chain release factor 1, whose translation MLKEKLQPFIDRYNEINTLLSSPEITGDIKKMTALSKEQSDLEPLVEKAKEYIETVDAIEENRSLLADPELGELAAEELKELEPKLEQMNEEIKLLLLPKDPNDDKNIYLEIRAGTGGDEAALFVGDLFKAYVRYAENKGWKIVIESSNESEAGGYKEIVALIKGDRVYSRLKYEAGTHRVQRVPATESQGRIHTSAVTVAVLPEVEDVDVQINPNDLKIDVYRSSGCGGQSVNTTDSAVRITHIPTGIVVAMQDEKSQHKNKEKALKILKARVYEKRMQEQLAASSADRKAQVGSGDRSERIRTYNYPQNRITDHRIGLTLYRLNEIMEGGLLDEIIEPLIAHFQAEAIKEAGLQ comes from the coding sequence ATGCTGAAAGAGAAACTCCAACCCTTCATCGACAGATACAACGAAATAAACACCCTTCTAAGCTCTCCGGAGATAACCGGTGACATCAAGAAGATGACCGCTCTCTCGAAAGAGCAGTCAGACCTCGAACCGCTTGTGGAGAAAGCGAAAGAGTACATAGAGACGGTAGATGCCATAGAGGAGAATCGCTCTCTGCTCGCCGATCCGGAGCTTGGGGAGCTGGCTGCCGAAGAGCTCAAGGAGCTCGAACCGAAGCTTGAACAGATGAACGAAGAGATCAAGCTCCTGCTTCTGCCCAAAGACCCCAATGATGACAAAAATATCTATCTCGAGATCCGCGCCGGAACCGGCGGCGACGAAGCGGCCCTTTTTGTGGGCGACCTCTTCAAAGCCTATGTCAGATACGCGGAGAACAAGGGGTGGAAGATCGTCATAGAGAGCTCGAACGAGAGCGAAGCGGGAGGCTACAAGGAGATCGTGGCCCTGATAAAAGGGGACCGCGTATACAGCCGCCTCAAATATGAGGCGGGAACCCACCGCGTACAGAGAGTTCCGGCAACCGAATCGCAGGGGCGTATACACACCTCCGCGGTAACGGTGGCGGTACTACCGGAGGTAGAGGATGTAGATGTGCAGATCAACCCGAACGATCTTAAAATCGATGTCTACAGATCGAGCGGATGCGGAGGACAGTCCGTAAACACGACAGACTCGGCAGTGCGCATCACCCACATCCCTACAGGCATAGTCGTGGCGATGCAGGATGAGAAGTCGCAGCACAAGAACAAGGAGAAGGCTCTCAAGATTCTGAAGGCCCGGGTATACGAAAAGCGTATGCAGGAGCAGCTGGCCGCATCCAGCGCCGACAGGAAGGCGCAGGTGGGCTCAGGTGACAGAAGCGAACGAATACGAACCTACAACTACCCGCAAAACCGCATAACCGACCACAGAATAGGCCTGACACTCTACAGGTTGAACGAAATTATGGAAGGCGGCCTTCTGGATGAGATCATCGAGCCGCTGATAGCCCACTTCCAGGCCGAGGCGATCAAAGAGGCGGGGCTGCAGTAG
- a CDS encoding possible periplasmic protein has product MSVLLGADTLKSFPEDYYKIKDVKKQKESFVKILYPLILKEEEKIKRERAFVKAFFSHFTEDGIANPEAAAKLAKIAKKYRIKSLYDKREYLKRIDTIPVSLVLAQAAIESNWGKSRFAKEANNLFGEWTWGKRGIVPKNRPEGERYKIRIFPSLEASIASYMRNLNRHWAYSEFREARLAAREKGLPFTGFVAAAYLKRYSQMGERYTHMVKLTIRKHQWSLFDMPQGAPGTPESGRELAMLLGTDLKRAANF; this is encoded by the coding sequence ATGTCGGTTCTTTTGGGTGCCGATACCCTAAAATCCTTTCCGGAGGACTACTACAAGATAAAAGATGTCAAGAAGCAGAAGGAGAGTTTTGTAAAGATTCTCTATCCGCTAATCCTCAAAGAGGAGGAGAAGATAAAACGGGAGAGAGCTTTTGTCAAAGCGTTCTTTTCACACTTTACGGAAGACGGCATCGCCAACCCAGAAGCTGCGGCAAAGCTTGCCAAAATAGCCAAAAAGTACCGCATAAAATCTCTATACGACAAACGTGAGTACCTCAAGAGGATCGATACGATCCCTGTCTCTCTGGTGCTTGCACAGGCCGCCATAGAGAGCAACTGGGGCAAGAGCCGCTTTGCGAAGGAGGCCAACAACCTCTTCGGCGAGTGGACATGGGGAAAGAGGGGGATAGTTCCTAAAAACAGGCCCGAAGGTGAGCGTTACAAGATAAGAATATTCCCCTCCCTGGAGGCTTCCATAGCCTCATATATGCGCAATCTCAACCGGCACTGGGCATACAGTGAGTTCCGCGAGGCGCGCTTGGCGGCGAGAGAGAAAGGTCTCCCCTTTACCGGCTTTGTGGCAGCAGCCTACCTGAAGAGATATTCGCAGATGGGTGAGAGGTATACGCATATGGTGAAACTGACTATCCGAAAACATCAGTGGAGTCTGTTCGATATGCCGCAGGGTGCGCCCGGAACTCCGGAGAGCGGCAGGGAGCTGGCTATGCTTCTCGGTACGGACTTGAAAAGAGCCGCGAACTTTTAG
- a CDS encoding diaminopimelate epimerase, producing MTLAKYSASGNDFVIFHTFVKRERSALARALCHRQEGVGADGLIVLLPHGEYDFEWQFYNADGSVASMCGNGSRAAAHYALKEGLAGSVMRFLTGAGVIEAHVDGDVVESELTPPMLIEKDIEAGGKVWWLIDTGVPHLVAIVDTVDNFDLNEARELRDRFDANVNIASVDSSAVLHVRTYERGVEGETLACGTGMAAAFYRANREGRAGESAIVIPTGGEKLELALKGETLTLKGEVRHIFDTVLERKFD from the coding sequence ATGACACTGGCAAAATATTCGGCGAGCGGAAACGACTTCGTCATATTTCATACGTTTGTCAAAAGAGAGCGGTCCGCACTGGCCAGAGCACTCTGTCACAGGCAGGAGGGGGTCGGAGCGGACGGTCTTATCGTTCTGCTTCCGCATGGGGAGTACGACTTTGAATGGCAGTTTTACAATGCTGACGGAAGTGTCGCTTCCATGTGCGGAAACGGCAGCAGGGCGGCAGCACACTATGCCCTGAAAGAAGGCCTTGCCGGGAGTGTTATGCGGTTTCTTACAGGTGCCGGTGTCATTGAGGCTCATGTTGATGGAGACGTTGTCGAAAGTGAACTTACACCGCCGATGTTGATAGAGAAGGATATAGAAGCCGGCGGCAAGGTGTGGTGGCTTATAGATACAGGAGTACCGCATCTTGTGGCTATAGTTGACACCGTTGACAACTTCGATCTGAATGAGGCCAGAGAGCTTCGTGACAGATTCGACGCCAATGTCAATATAGCCTCCGTCGACAGCAGCGCCGTTCTGCATGTGCGCACATATGAAAGAGGTGTAGAGGGCGAGACACTTGCCTGCGGAACCGGAATGGCGGCGGCATTCTACCGGGCCAATCGTGAAGGCAGAGCGGGTGAAAGCGCGATAGTCATTCCGACCGGAGGCGAAAAGCTCGAACTTGCACTGAAAGGTGAAACATTGACCCTCAAAGGCGAGGTACGCCATATATTCGATACAGTATTGGAGAGAAAATTTGATTAG
- a CDS encoding dephospho-CoA kinase: MAFEHAVALTGGIASGKSTACNLLKLYGLRVIDADAIAREILRSEAKSIAKLFGEEYLVNGEVDRKALGRLIFGDKDARKMLEELLHPKIRDEIVRRSEEQERFGGPYIVDIPLFFETGAYPIERVIVVYAPREVQKKRLMEREGLSEEEAEARLNAQIDIEEKRARATYLIDNSGNLKHLQRECERIFKEITENR; encoded by the coding sequence GTGGCGTTTGAACATGCGGTTGCGCTTACCGGGGGCATAGCCAGCGGCAAATCTACCGCATGCAATCTTCTGAAACTCTACGGGTTGAGAGTGATCGATGCCGATGCGATAGCCAGAGAGATCCTCCGGTCGGAGGCGAAGAGCATCGCGAAACTCTTCGGTGAAGAGTACCTGGTCAACGGCGAGGTAGACCGCAAGGCTCTGGGGAGACTGATCTTCGGCGACAAAGATGCCAGAAAGATGCTAGAAGAGCTGCTGCACCCGAAGATAAGGGATGAGATAGTCCGCCGCAGCGAGGAGCAGGAGAGGTTCGGCGGCCCCTATATTGTGGATATCCCTCTCTTTTTCGAAACCGGTGCATACCCCATAGAGAGAGTGATCGTAGTCTATGCGCCGCGCGAAGTACAGAAAAAGCGCCTGATGGAGCGTGAAGGTCTGAGTGAAGAGGAGGCGGAGGCGAGGCTGAACGCCCAGATAGATATAGAGGAGAAGAGGGCGCGGGCCACATATCTGATCGACAATAGCGGAAACCTTAAGCATCTACAGCGCGAATGTGAGCGAATCTTCAAAGAGATCACCGAAAACAGGTAA
- a CDS encoding spermidine synthase codes for MKSELGVKERVFERDGVEVYDSGYFGKILLFGGKALYCEHDSAMRHEIMAHIAMCTHEEPSRVLVVDGGDGALAHELLKHKDVKIDVVERNGAVPEAASAAGLYTRALENERVSLTVGSVDHFVSSAEDESYDIVLLNRFDEIDFSDETFFTHIGRILTPKGLVVSDASSQLFDMSGHKAALSALCDGFKIVMPFCYTSMVQPGGERWFAMGSRFFHPTADINLQRADLTDGYSYYNSDLHPARFALPTSIFEQLKEYIRR; via the coding sequence TTGAAGAGCGAGCTCGGCGTAAAAGAGAGAGTTTTCGAAAGAGACGGGGTCGAGGTCTACGACTCCGGATACTTCGGCAAGATACTGCTGTTCGGCGGAAAGGCGCTCTATTGTGAGCACGACAGCGCTATGCGCCACGAGATTATGGCGCATATCGCGATGTGCACACACGAAGAGCCCTCCAGGGTACTTGTCGTAGACGGCGGAGACGGAGCTTTGGCGCATGAGCTTCTGAAGCACAAAGATGTGAAGATAGACGTGGTTGAGAGAAACGGTGCCGTACCCGAGGCGGCATCGGCGGCCGGCCTCTACACCCGGGCCCTTGAGAATGAGAGGGTTTCGTTGACGGTAGGCAGTGTCGACCACTTCGTATCTTCAGCCGAAGATGAGAGCTACGATATCGTACTGCTAAACAGGTTCGACGAGATAGATTTTTCCGACGAGACCTTTTTTACCCATATCGGGCGTATTCTGACCCCGAAAGGGCTTGTCGTATCGGACGCTTCGAGCCAGCTTTTCGATATGTCCGGGCACAAAGCCGCTCTTTCGGCCCTGTGTGACGGTTTTAAAATCGTAATGCCGTTCTGCTACACATCCATGGTTCAGCCCGGCGGTGAACGGTGGTTCGCGATGGGCAGCAGGTTTTTCCACCCTACGGCCGACATCAACCTGCAAAGAGCGGATCTGACCGACGGATACAGCTACTACAACAGTGATCTCCATCCGGCCCGTTTCGCTCTGCCGACCTCGATATTCGAGCAGCTCAAAGAGTATATAAGGCGTTGA
- a CDS encoding phosphoribosylformylglycinamidine cyclo-ligase encodes MSNVSYKDAGVDIDAGNAFVEAIKPAVKSTFDKNVIGGIGSFAGAYAVPGGYKEPVMLAATDGVGTKLKLAIESGKLDTVGIDLVAMCVNDLICNFGTPLFFLDYYATGKLKVEEAKAVVEGIAEGCRRSECALIGGETAEMPGMYSENDFDLAGFSVGIAEKSEMNRLNHVREGDVLVALPSSGIHSNGFSLVRKLLFEKLGMKFDDEFNGKPLIETLLEPTRIYVKTFKRLKDRINALAHITGGGLVENLPRVLPENMHAVIDSSKIRSLPIFDLIGKHVAKEEMFRTFNMGVGMVLVVSPENLADVLENCDGYEIGELKLGEKGVTLF; translated from the coding sequence ATGAGTAACGTCAGCTACAAAGATGCCGGTGTCGATATTGATGCGGGGAACGCCTTCGTCGAGGCGATCAAACCGGCTGTAAAGTCGACTTTCGATAAAAATGTCATCGGCGGCATAGGCTCCTTCGCCGGAGCCTATGCGGTGCCCGGAGGCTACAAAGAGCCGGTAATGCTCGCGGCTACCGACGGTGTGGGAACGAAGCTGAAACTTGCGATAGAGAGCGGTAAACTAGACACCGTGGGTATCGACCTGGTCGCAATGTGCGTAAACGACCTGATCTGCAACTTCGGCACCCCGCTCTTTTTCCTCGACTACTACGCCACCGGGAAGCTGAAAGTGGAAGAGGCCAAGGCGGTCGTCGAGGGGATAGCGGAAGGGTGCCGCCGGAGCGAATGCGCCCTGATAGGCGGTGAAACTGCCGAGATGCCCGGAATGTATAGCGAAAACGATTTCGACCTGGCCGGTTTTTCGGTAGGAATCGCCGAAAAATCGGAGATGAACCGCCTGAATCATGTCAGAGAGGGGGATGTGCTGGTTGCGCTTCCGAGCAGCGGAATACACTCGAACGGCTTCTCTCTGGTGAGAAAACTGCTCTTCGAAAAGCTGGGAATGAAATTTGATGACGAGTTCAACGGAAAGCCTCTCATCGAGACCCTTCTGGAGCCCACCAGAATCTATGTAAAGACCTTCAAAAGGCTCAAAGATAGGATAAACGCCCTCGCACACATAACCGGCGGCGGCCTCGTGGAGAACCTGCCGCGCGTTCTGCCGGAGAATATGCACGCCGTTATAGACTCCTCAAAGATAAGAAGCCTGCCCATATTCGATCTTATCGGCAAACATGTCGCAAAGGAGGAGATGTTCAGAACATTCAATATGGGTGTCGGGATGGTTCTGGTCGTGAGCCCGGAGAATCTGGCAGATGTTCTTGAAAACTGCGACGGCTACGAGATCGGTGAGCTTAAGCTCGGCGAAAAAGGTGTGACCCTCTTTTGA
- a CDS encoding putative membrane protein: MIYALSKLFTALLLPPGLFILILALCAVFAKRFRRPLAGAALLLYLMSIHPVADRVLALYEEPYRNLKLPETADAVVSLGGGNIRGNPIPLVDEAFKRHIYGLAIAKRMDIPLIVSGSGERGYNEYLALADSLKRLDPILRSDLNETGSPSGFRIIPETRSQDTYENAKLSAELLEKREPALIVVTSAYHMRRALALFRLAGIKELYPAAVNFYTDRTKRGFEAKDLLPSIWALLNSYRAMHEFFGMVKVKVREIAKG, encoded by the coding sequence TTGATCTACGCCCTCTCTAAACTCTTTACGGCGCTTCTTCTGCCTCCGGGCCTTTTTATCCTCATACTGGCCCTTTGCGCCGTTTTTGCAAAGAGGTTCCGGCGGCCTCTGGCCGGGGCCGCCCTACTGCTCTATCTTATGAGTATCCACCCGGTTGCCGACAGGGTGCTGGCCCTCTATGAAGAGCCCTACCGCAACCTAAAGCTGCCTGAAACTGCCGATGCGGTGGTCTCTCTGGGCGGGGGTAACATAAGAGGCAACCCCATCCCGCTTGTCGACGAAGCTTTCAAACGGCACATCTACGGGCTTGCAATCGCAAAGAGAATGGATATACCTCTAATTGTCAGCGGTAGCGGCGAGAGAGGCTACAACGAATACCTGGCACTTGCCGACTCCCTGAAAAGACTCGACCCGATTCTTCGTAGCGACCTCAACGAAACCGGCTCTCCGTCTGGGTTTCGCATCATTCCGGAGACAAGAAGCCAAGATACATACGAAAACGCGAAACTGTCGGCAGAGCTTCTGGAGAAAAGAGAGCCTGCTCTGATCGTGGTCACATCGGCCTACCATATGAGACGGGCCCTCGCACTCTTTCGCCTCGCCGGAATAAAAGAGCTCTATCCGGCTGCCGTCAACTTCTATACCGACAGAACGAAAAGAGGTTTCGAAGCGAAAGACCTGCTGCCGTCGATCTGGGCCCTTCTGAACAGCTACAGGGCGATGCATGAGTTTTTCGGGATGGTGAAAGTGAAAGTGAGAGAAATTGCAAAAGGGTAA
- a CDS encoding two-component system histidine kinase RacS, with translation MRRVSIFIFISAIFFIAILAAGTAFYFYSVGDRYRHSQMMVQRNILFAQNILLRMERSNASGEIGDTALKYGMKWIRERNEGVRLLKGAKLLGRQPTPFGFIDMLEKNGRIYLLINSFGRLLLFEDLKFKPYDPKIVWIYFALTTLLLLLIYWAIWLKLKPLKSLQRCIRKFGEGDLDVSCKIEGSDEIAQVSQAIDEAIERIRTLINSRNLFVRNIMHELKTPLAKGVLTVQMLPDSKQKERLESIFARLDGAINEFGTIEQLSSGRFPMKKRDVMVQDLVDQAVDLAMIDRERGEFEIAPVRIEADFKLLSIALKNLLDNAVKYSPDKRFKVIADDKEIVVESRGKRLEHPLGYYTRPYTQGEVAISGLGLGLYIVDKIVKVHGFSFDYDYSGGKNRFIIGF, from the coding sequence ATGAGACGCGTCTCGATATTCATCTTTATAAGTGCGATATTCTTCATCGCCATTCTTGCGGCCGGCACAGCCTTCTACTTCTACTCCGTCGGTGACAGGTACCGCCACTCGCAGATGATGGTTCAGCGCAATATACTCTTCGCACAGAATATTCTTCTTCGGATGGAGCGCAGCAACGCATCCGGTGAGATCGGGGATACGGCCCTGAAGTACGGCATGAAGTGGATCAGGGAGCGCAACGAGGGGGTTCGGCTGCTGAAAGGGGCGAAGCTTCTGGGGCGCCAGCCCACACCTTTCGGTTTCATAGACATGCTGGAGAAAAACGGCAGAATATATCTTCTTATAAACAGTTTCGGCCGTCTTCTACTGTTCGAGGATCTGAAGTTCAAGCCATACGATCCTAAGATAGTCTGGATCTATTTTGCGCTGACAACCCTTCTGCTTCTGCTTATCTACTGGGCTATATGGCTCAAGCTGAAACCGCTCAAATCGCTGCAGCGCTGCATCAGGAAGTTCGGAGAGGGTGATCTCGATGTCAGCTGTAAAATCGAAGGGAGTGACGAGATAGCGCAGGTTTCGCAGGCGATTGACGAGGCGATAGAGAGGATAAGGACTCTTATAAACTCCAGGAACCTCTTTGTGCGTAACATCATGCACGAACTCAAGACTCCTCTGGCGAAAGGTGTGCTGACGGTGCAGATGCTGCCCGATTCGAAGCAGAAAGAGAGGCTCGAAAGTATCTTCGCACGTCTCGACGGCGCGATAAACGAGTTCGGCACCATAGAGCAGCTCAGCAGCGGCAGATTTCCCATGAAGAAGAGGGATGTCATGGTGCAGGATCTGGTTGACCAGGCCGTGGACCTCGCCATGATAGACAGGGAGAGGGGGGAGTTCGAAATAGCCCCTGTACGTATAGAGGCCGACTTCAAGCTTCTGAGCATCGCACTGAAAAACCTGCTGGACAATGCGGTCAAATACTCTCCGGACAAACGATTCAAGGTCATCGCCGACGATAAAGAGATAGTTGTAGAGAGCAGGGGTAAGAGACTGGAGCATCCTCTCGGGTACTATACAAGACCCTACACGCAGGGAGAGGTTGCCATAAGCGGACTGGGGCTCGGTCTCTACATCGTCGATAAAATAGTCAAAGTACACGGGTTTAGTTTCGACTACGACTACAGCGGCGGAAAGAACAGGTTTATAATTGGATTCTAG
- a CDS encoding putative two-component regulator codes for MAKVLMIEDDEELAEILSEYLQRFNIETLNVPDPFLGLSELETEDFDLVILDLTLPGMDGLEVCEEIRKRSDLPIVISSARSDLTDKIVGLEKGADDYLPKPYDPRELVARIKSILRRTGRDGRQAEDEKRQSDLRIDPDTRMIYFKNEPLHLTAAEYGILSYMLEHANEVVSREDLIYNVDAIHEESSLKSIDVIISRIRHKLHDNPKQPRYIRSVRGMGYRLIP; via the coding sequence ATGGCCAAAGTTCTGATGATCGAGGATGATGAAGAGCTTGCGGAGATTCTGAGTGAATATCTGCAGCGCTTCAATATAGAGACCCTGAATGTGCCGGACCCCTTTTTGGGTCTGAGCGAACTGGAGACGGAGGACTTCGATCTGGTTATCCTCGATCTGACGCTTCCGGGTATGGACGGGCTGGAGGTATGCGAAGAGATACGCAAAAGAAGCGATCTTCCTATAGTGATCTCCTCTGCGAGAAGCGACCTTACGGATAAGATAGTCGGCCTGGAAAAAGGGGCGGACGACTATCTGCCCAAGCCCTACGACCCCAGGGAGCTGGTGGCGCGTATAAAGAGTATTCTTCGGCGTACCGGCAGAGACGGCAGGCAGGCGGAGGATGAGAAGAGGCAGAGCGATCTGCGTATCGACCCCGATACAAGGATGATCTACTTCAAGAACGAGCCTCTTCACCTTACAGCCGCAGAGTACGGGATACTCTCCTACATGCTCGAACATGCAAACGAGGTCGTCTCGAGGGAGGATCTGATATACAACGTCGATGCTATCCATGAAGAGAGTTCGCTCAAAAGCATAGACGTAATAATAAGCCGGATACGCCACAAACTGCACGACAATCCGAAGCAGCCCCGCTACATTCGCTCTGTCCGCGGCATGGGGTACCGGCTCATTCCATGA
- a CDS encoding HtrA protease/chaperone protein / serine protease: MRKTILLSTILAASLTAGGVHFKEAPTAERVMPESGKILSFNEAVKDARNWVVNISAKKRLKRNIPSAFMDPFFRQFFNMPYGQALPREREQHSLGSGVIITGDGYIVTNNHVVDGADEVSVTIPGSTKEYTAKIVGTDPKTDIAVIKIEAKGLPFASLGDSDKLKTGDLVFAIGNPFGVGESVSQGIVSALGKDSMGINQYENFIQTDAAINPGNSGGALVDSRGALIGINSAIITRSGANNGIGFAIPVNMVKRVATQLIEHGKVEYGYLGVSISDLTPDLQKVYKSEAGAVILDVERNTPAQKAGLKRGDLIIGVNGEEIKDASDLKNAIGSIAPGKTVELTFERNGEIKSVKVKLAEFPKSRMQSGGEEGFVDGLTLQNLTERMRRQMGIPEDIEGVIVTGVKPESRADKAGFMPGDIIIQIEDTMIKGIDDIEKAMKKYPGDKRIYINRRGMIKILVAR; this comes from the coding sequence ATGAGAAAGACAATACTGCTATCGACGATATTGGCGGCCTCTTTGACGGCCGGCGGCGTACACTTCAAAGAGGCACCGACCGCCGAAAGGGTGATGCCTGAAAGCGGCAAGATACTCTCTTTCAACGAAGCGGTCAAAGATGCCAGGAACTGGGTAGTGAACATATCCGCCAAAAAGAGGCTAAAGCGGAACATTCCGTCCGCATTCATGGATCCCTTCTTCCGGCAGTTTTTCAATATGCCGTACGGGCAGGCGCTTCCGAGGGAGAGAGAGCAGCACTCCCTCGGTTCGGGAGTGATAATAACCGGTGACGGCTATATCGTAACCAACAACCATGTTGTAGACGGTGCAGATGAGGTAAGTGTGACGATTCCGGGAAGCACGAAAGAGTATACGGCAAAAATTGTAGGAACCGATCCCAAAACCGATATAGCGGTCATCAAAATCGAAGCAAAGGGGCTGCCGTTCGCTTCGCTTGGCGATTCCGACAAGTTGAAAACGGGGGATCTTGTCTTCGCCATCGGAAATCCGTTCGGTGTAGGAGAGAGTGTGAGCCAGGGGATAGTTTCCGCGCTCGGTAAAGACAGTATGGGTATCAACCAGTATGAGAACTTCATACAGACCGATGCGGCCATAAACCCGGGAAACAGCGGCGGTGCACTCGTAGACAGCCGTGGTGCCCTGATAGGTATCAACAGCGCCATCATAACGAGAAGCGGCGCAAACAACGGTATAGGCTTCGCAATTCCGGTCAACATGGTCAAGCGTGTCGCGACCCAGCTTATAGAGCATGGAAAGGTCGAGTACGGATATCTCGGTGTCAGTATCAGCGATCTCACTCCCGATCTGCAGAAAGTCTACAAAAGCGAAGCGGGGGCGGTCATTCTGGATGTAGAGAGAAACACTCCTGCCCAAAAAGCGGGGCTGAAGCGGGGTGATCTTATCATCGGGGTCAACGGCGAAGAGATCAAGGATGCAAGCGATCTCAAAAATGCGATCGGATCCATAGCCCCGGGCAAAACGGTCGAACTGACTTTTGAGAGAAACGGAGAGATAAAGAGTGTGAAGGTGAAGCTGGCGGAGTTTCCGAAAAGCAGAATGCAAAGCGGCGGTGAAGAGGGCTTCGTCGACGGATTGACACTTCAAAACCTGACAGAGCGTATGCGGCGGCAGATGGGTATCCCGGAGGATATAGAGGGGGTTATCGTAACGGGAGTCAAGCCGGAGAGCCGTGCAGATAAAGCGGGATTTATGCCCGGAGACATTATCATTCAGATTGAAGATACCATGATCAAAGGGATCGACGATATAGAAAAGGCGATGAAAAAGTACCCCGGTGACAAACGGATCTACATAAACAGAAGAGGTATGATAAAGATACTCGTCGCGCGTTAG
- a CDS encoding uncharacterized conserved protein → MKAFTLFTDRHGGVSPAPYSSFNLAYHTGDDPALVDRNRKILTDITTLPLIFMEQVHGDAIAVADENSPSTIPGCDAVVTTRRDIALAVMTADCIPILLYDETAGTAAAVHAGRSGTFLNIASKCVGVMVERFGCRPENIAARFGPSIRSCCYEISAEMAETVEKRFGKEYMNGRYLDLQKLNRNLLLDAGLEEGNIEISEICTCCSADHFSYRREGVTGRCAGVIWMREE, encoded by the coding sequence GTGAAGGCGTTCACACTTTTTACAGACCGTCACGGCGGGGTAAGCCCCGCCCCCTACAGCAGCTTCAACCTGGCCTATCACACCGGGGACGATCCGGCACTTGTAGATAGAAACAGGAAAATACTTACAGATATAACGACCCTGCCGCTCATATTCATGGAGCAGGTACACGGCGACGCAATAGCGGTTGCAGACGAAAATTCACCCTCTACGATTCCCGGCTGCGACGCCGTAGTCACAACGAGAAGAGATATCGCCCTGGCGGTGATGACAGCCGACTGCATACCGATTCTGCTCTACGACGAAACAGCCGGTACCGCGGCCGCCGTACACGCCGGGCGGAGCGGCACCTTTCTGAATATCGCCTCAAAGTGTGTCGGGGTGATGGTGGAGCGCTTCGGGTGCCGGCCCGAAAATATAGCGGCCAGATTCGGCCCCTCCATACGGAGCTGCTGCTACGAAATCTCTGCGGAGATGGCCGAAACGGTTGAAAAAAGGTTCGGAAAAGAGTATATGAACGGTCGTTATCTTGACCTTCAGAAGCTAAACAGGAATCTCCTGCTCGATGCCGGCCTCGAAGAGGGCAATATCGAAATATCGGAGATCTGCACCTGCTGCAGCGCAGATCACTTCTCCTACCGAAGGGAGGGCGTGACGGGACGTTGCGCCGGAGTCATATGGATGAGAGAGGAGTGA